A region of Mauremys mutica isolate MM-2020 ecotype Southern chromosome 2, ASM2049712v1, whole genome shotgun sequence DNA encodes the following proteins:
- the TAC1 gene encoding protachykinin-1 isoform X1, which yields MKILVAFAVLFLISAQVFAEEIGANDDLNYWSDWSDSDQLKEELPLPLEHFLQRIARRPRPQQFYGLMGKRDAGYGQISHKRHKTDSFVGLMGKRSLNSGSSEKNTAQNYERRHK from the exons ATGAAAATCCTCGTCGCTTTTGCAGTGCTTTTCCTAATTTCAGCGCAAGTTTTTGCAGAAGAAATCGGAGCCAATGATGATCTGAATTACTGGTCTGACTGGTCCGATAGTGACCAACTCAAG GAGGAGCTGCCCTTACCCTTGGAACACTTTCTGCAGAGAATTGCCAGGAGACCCAGACCCCAGCAGTTCTACGGGTTAATGGGCAAACGAGATGCTG GATATGGCCAAATCTCTCATAAAA GGCATAAAACAGACTCCTTTGTTGGACTTATGGGCAAAAGATCTTTAAATTCTG GGTCCTCTGAAAAGAACACAGCACAGAATTACGAACGAAGGCATAAATAA
- the TAC1 gene encoding protachykinin-1 isoform X2, with amino-acid sequence MKILVAFAVLFLISAQVFAEEIGANDDLNYWSDWSDSDQLKEELPLPLEHFLQRIARRPRPQQFYGLMGKRDAGYGQISHKRSSEKNTAQNYERRHK; translated from the exons ATGAAAATCCTCGTCGCTTTTGCAGTGCTTTTCCTAATTTCAGCGCAAGTTTTTGCAGAAGAAATCGGAGCCAATGATGATCTGAATTACTGGTCTGACTGGTCCGATAGTGACCAACTCAAG GAGGAGCTGCCCTTACCCTTGGAACACTTTCTGCAGAGAATTGCCAGGAGACCCAGACCCCAGCAGTTCTACGGGTTAATGGGCAAACGAGATGCTG GATATGGCCAAATCTCTCATAAAA GGTCCTCTGAAAAGAACACAGCACAGAATTACGAACGAAGGCATAAATAA